The Trichomycterus rosablanca isolate fTriRos1 chromosome 19, fTriRos1.hap1, whole genome shotgun sequence region TCGACGGTGCAAGCCAGGTAAGTCCAGCACTACTGTATTATCTGCACTACAGGGTCAATCAGGGGTCTGCAGAGACTTTAGGTGCACTGAACACAGTGGCTGGAAATTCTTCATGATAAACGTTAGTCTGTCATCAGCTGAAcatgtttaatataaaatattatatatatgttGCTTTAACATACAGGTTTGCATGAAATGCATTTGTATGTTTGGTTTTGCTGTTGTTTTGTCTTTGTCACAAGCAACAGAAATGCTTAAACAATGTATAGTAGAAAACTAAGGGAATAAAATTACTCATTTGAATGTAAAGCCATTGAAAATACATTATAGTGTACGATATGTACGATAGCCCTGCGATGGTTTATCGCCCTGTCCGGACTAGTTCTGCCTCGCATCCAGTGTTCCCAGTGGAACCGGACCCGCCGCGACCCCGACTAGGACCAAGCGGTTTATGAAAATTGAATCTAGATCTTCTGTTATAATGTATCCACTATTTTACAGCACTGTGTATGCTCTGAACAGCTTTATGGATCCTCTGCACCAAATTTCATGTATCTGTTCTCTACCTGCCAGCTGCAGGATGTTACTTTCGGGTATTTAAGGATTTAAAGATCTATTTTTAGTACATTAATTGTCACTTGCCGCTTTATCCTGGACAGAGATGCGGTGAGTCCAGTgccttttcttaaaaaaaacaaaaaaaacactggacAGATTTTGGGATTCATTTCCCAGGTTAACTGCCTTTTGTCCCCTATTTAAAACATATACAACAAACTGTTGAAGAGATGTTACTAGTATTGAGATGTGACTTTTGAAGACCATGTATTtgaaatgttttactttttaaatatctttatattCAATATCATGCAAAGTGTCATAGTGTCCCTTTGAATTCTTGGTCCAGTTACGTTGTCTTCCTGATCACATTTGGGAAACATTTTCCTGACAGTGTCTCTTGCCCATTAAAGGGTTTGGACATAGATCTTACTAGTATTTTGAGAAGCTGCACACAATTACTGATTATATTCCAAGAACATAATCAGCCGTCTTTGATTGaagtaattaaaatgtgttGGAACTTGGATAATGAGATGATTGTCCATATTAAATGGGCTAGTCTTGCTGAGCCACGAACGTTACAGTGAAAGAGTCTGTATCACCACTGGCTTAGAGACTGTCAATCAAGAAAAAGCCCTTTCTTTAAAATTGGTCCCTCAAAACTTCACATTTACAAAGACAAGACCTTGTGAATGAagttttgtggtcagataaaacaaaaatggaGGCATTAATTATACCACAATGATCAGAAGTATGCCCGGAGGAGAAAAGGTGAAGTAttaaaacccaacaacactttACCTTTGCTACTTAACATGGTGCTGATGTTTCTATTTATTATCTGTTATCTAAGACATAATGCAGTGTGTCAGACCGCACACTCACATGTgtctgtttattcattcatttacccaCCCATACACTAACTCACTCAGGtagttttgggaggtgggaggaaaccagacagCCCAGGGAAAACCCATACTacacacagacagtaaatgaaggCGGGGACCTAACCTTGGATGAGAGAACGCTATAGCTGTTCAGCAAAATACTTGTATAAAGTGAACCCTAATAATATGTATTGcctgttttaaataatattagctCAATGCTTAAGCAACCAAGTTTCATTTGGTAAACCTCAGGTTACTGTCTGTAATGTTTGATTTGTCCTCATCCCAGCTGTGTGGTGTAATTCTATACTGTGCTCAGTGTTtgtaggataggctccagaccAGCAATGAAGACCCCAGGATGAAATGACTAATGAGATGATTGATTGAATTAACACAATGAGAAAATGTGTCATAAGATGTTTTTTAGaaagacttgttttttttagactgactgtattttaaatataaagtacaCCCTATAATGTAGGTTAGATAAAGATTTGTATGTgagaatatatacatatatgtatatttgtgtgtgtgtgtgtgtataggcaACCGTTTGGTGATGGAGTGTGGACCAGACCCTGAGAAGCTTTGTGCTCCGTGTCATCCTAATACTTACACAGTCAAGCCGATGAGCATGGCATGCTCCAGATGTACTCAGTGTTCAGGTATTCAGCTAATCTTAGCAATTAATTCAAAATTCTAGATTATTGCTTAGATATAGATTGGTGACAAAAAAGACATGAATAAGTTAGTAATGAAGCATAATGAGTTTactatgttgttttttttactgtcacctttctttataatgttaaatgCAATAATGAACAGACTCTTGacaatgtaaaatgcaataattaACACAATCTAAAGAAACAGTAAGGCTAGTGTTTAGCGTATTTATGTTAATTGTAAACTTGTCCCTTTGAACAGATCCACAGTTTGAACTGAAGGCCTGCAATACCTCCACTGACACTGTATGTGGATGCAAGCCTGGCCTCCGATGTGGAGATAATCAGTGCAAATTCTGTGTTGATGAGTGTGGAAAGGGGGAAGAGCCAACACCAAAACgtaagtatttattattataataattattatttgattCTTTTATTATTGGTATGGAATGgatcatcatttttatttttgtgcatGTGTATAGGGTCTTGCAGAAAATGCCCAGAGGGAACGTTCAATGATAAAATCCACAGCTCATGTAAACCTTGGACAAAAAGGTACAGATTTATAAGAACATtctgttttaaaacaattaaaggcAATTTAAATAACCATATTTTTATCGTCCTGTTTCAGTTGTCCCGAAGGACAGATCCTTATTGCCAAAGGTGATGCATTTAGTGACATAAAGTGCAGCCGTGAGGTAACAACCTACGCACCAAGTGGTAAGAAAAATAAGACACAAAGACATGAATGTTCATGAATTTTAGTTATTTCAATAGTTTATTA contains the following coding sequences:
- the tnfrsf9a gene encoding tumor necrosis factor receptor superfamily member 9a yields the protein MQPVVVGLYLALFTSSLLLSAEEISAGCQDWILGQNRSVCCRRCKPGNRLVMECGPDPEKLCAPCHPNTYTVKPMSMACSRCTQCSDPQFELKACNTSTDTVCGCKPGLRCGDNQCKFCVDECGKGEEPTPKRSCRKCPEGTFNDKIHSSCKPWTKSCPEGQILIAKGDAFSDIKCSREVTTYAPSEVNTVELLPVGKKTNDQSIWPLVGIFGGASAFIAVIILSLWLISRRTGKSENKTQSKNQEFTVMMVDHEEPCSFHQPEQEKGGSSESLSTQNSESKLIL